One Cyclopterus lumpus isolate fCycLum1 chromosome 7, fCycLum1.pri, whole genome shotgun sequence DNA window includes the following coding sequences:
- the LOC117733147 gene encoding N-acetyltransferase family 8 member 3, with amino-acid sequence MAQKNNFQFSIREYRPSDQHVVTSLFCDGIREHVYPAFFKAMSHPDHIGIALSISMAGYVLGGSSYFQALLFGSAWAGLIYYCCHEIYDGYVARRLNTDMADIGANYLENPDNGFWVLEADVKGRSKVVGMVAVTGKRGEEEGERFDECNGGATGGGSEFAQEAGDGSYGEMSHIVVVFPWRRKNLGSQLMRKALDFCKERGYARLVLDVSVPQKEAISLFHKCGFVQTASHSSTHANRLFSKLARINVMRMEKFI; translated from the coding sequence AATATAGACCCTCGGATCAACATGTGGTCACGTCGCTCTTTTGCGACGGGATACGTGAACATGTATACCCAGCTTTCTTCAAGGCCATGAGCCACCCCGACCACATTGGCATTGCTCTGAGCATTTCCATGGCCGGTTATGTTCTTGGAGGCAGCTCCTACTTCCAAGCTCTACTCTTTGGCAGTGCGTGGGCCGGCCTCATCTATTACTGCTGCCACGAGATCTACGATGGCTACGTGGCGAGGAGGCTGAACACAGACATGGCTGACATCGGAGCCAACTACCTGGAAAACCCAGATAACGGTTTCTGGGTGTTGGAAGCGGACGTCAAAGGCCGGTCCAAGGTGGTGGGGATGGTGGCAGTGACGGGgaaaaggggagaggaggaaggtgagcGGTTCGATGAGTGCAACGGAGGAGCCACGGGAGGAGGCTCAGAGTTCGCCCAAGAAGCTGGTGACGGGAGTTACGGCGAGATGTCCCACATCGTCGTGGTGTTTCCATGGCGGCGCAAAAACCTGGGTTCACAGCTGATGAGGAAGGCCCTTGATTTCTGCAAAGAGCGAGGATATGCTCGCCTTGTTCTGGACGTCAGCGTGCCACAGAAGGAAGCCATTTCCCTGTTCCACAAATGTGGTTTTGTTCAAACTGCATCCCACAGCAGCACACACGCTAATCGCTTGTTCTCCAAACTGGCCAGAATAAATGTGATGCGGATGGAGAAGTTCATTTGA